One Flavobacterium cerinum genomic window, AGTAAAGTAGTTAAACAAACGGAATATTTTAAAAGATAAACAATAAACAAAAGGTGTTGTTGCTATTTGTGCAAATTAAGCTGTGAGCGACAATACCGGTTTTTACTAATTAAAGAAACGATTATGTCTGAAGAAATGAAAACATGTCCGCAGTGCGGATCGCCTTACGGGTATTATTTAAACGATGAAGCTTATGCCTGTCCGGAATGTACACATGAATGGAACCCGGCGGAAGCAACCGGACAAGATACTCTGGTTGTAAAAGATTCAAACGGTAATCTTTTACAGGATGGTGATGCAGTTATCGTAATCAAAGACCTACCGGTGAAAGGTGCTAAAGGGCCTATTAAAGCAGGAACAAAAGTAAAAAACATTCGTCTTACAGACGGGGATCATAATATTGATTGCAAAATTGACGGTTTTGGCGCCATGGCGTTAAAGTCGGAGTTTGTTAGAAAAGCATAGTGATCAAACCGATTGCTACTATAAAAGGACATACAATAACGTATGTCCTTTTTTGTTGGGTAAAAGCATAATTATGATCAAGTAAAACCAGCAATTGATAACCTGATTGCAATATGTTTTATAGGTCAATTATGGCTGTGTTTTTTATGAATAAGAAAAAATAAATTACTTTTATCGAAATATATTTATTGTTTTTCGATAAATGTTTTTATATTTGTCCTGTTCATTCTAAACGAATAGTTATATGGAAATTAAAATCACAACGAATCAAATCCTGAAAGTACTTCAGTTACTGTCGTGGATTATTTTTATCGGCTTATGTGTTCAGGCCGGTGCTGTTATTGTTAATACTTGTATTACACTGTTTATTAATCCAGACGGTGTGAAGAATTTTTGGGAAGGAGCGGATTACCTGTCGGAACTATATAAAAACGATACGGGTTATTTTTTGATCATTACTGTAATTATGAGTATTGTATCGGTACTGAAAGCCATTTTGTTTTACCTGATCGTTAAACTTTTTGTCGATAAAAAAATTAGTATTTCACAACCGTTTATCCCGGCTTTTCAACATTTTATCTTGAAAATAGCCTACCTGTCACTGGGAATCGGATTATTTTCTTATTGCGGACAAAACTATTCGAAATGGCTAAGTCAGGTTGGAAATAGCAATGCCGATCTACAGGTATTGGACATTGCCGGCGCGGATGTATGGTTGTTTATGACGGTCATCCTCTTTGTGATTGCTCATATTATAAAAAGAGGTGTGGAAATTCAGCATGAAAATGATTTAACGATTTAAGATATGGCTATTATTGTAAATTTGGATGTTATGATGGCGAAACGGAAGATGTCATTGAATGAACTTTCTGAGAAAGTAGGGTTGACGTTATCGAATTTGTCTATTTTAAAAACCGGAAAAGCAAAAGCGATACGATTTAGTACACTTGAAGCAATATGCGAGGTTTTGGAATGCCAACCGGGTGATATTCTGGAATACGTAGAGGATAAAAAATAAGATAACAAAAAATGCTCAGTCATAATGATTGAGCATTTTTGTTTTAACGGATTCCTTATCGGATTAATTCGTTTCAGCATATTCTTTAAAATTATCAAGTATAGCTTGCCAGCCTCCTTTTTGCATTTCAATCGGATTTTGATTTTCCGGATCAAAAGCAATAATTAGTTCGGTCGGATTGTCAGATCCGTTGAAGGATACTGTAACCTGTCTGCCGTCCGGCATAGTGTACGTAAAGCTGTTACCGGGTTCAATCGCATCATAGATGGCTTCGAACTCAAAGCCGAAACTACCGTCTTTGGCTTCCATTCGCGCCGAATATTTACCGCCAACCTGCATGTCGTTTGAAGCCGACGGACAATGCCATGACGGATGAGCAAAGTTCCATTTTTTTATATGTTCCGGTTGTGTGTAATAATCCCAAACCTTATTCTTATTAGCGGCAATGGTTGTGTTGATTGTGATTTTTGAGGTCATAATTATGATT contains:
- a CDS encoding helix-turn-helix domain-containing protein, translating into MAIIVNLDVMMAKRKMSLNELSEKVGLTLSNLSILKTGKAKAIRFSTLEAICEVLECQPGDILEYVEDKK
- a CDS encoding DUF2975 domain-containing protein; protein product: MEIKITTNQILKVLQLLSWIIFIGLCVQAGAVIVNTCITLFINPDGVKNFWEGADYLSELYKNDTGYFLIITVIMSIVSVLKAILFYLIVKLFVDKKISISQPFIPAFQHFILKIAYLSLGIGLFSYCGQNYSKWLSQVGNSNADLQVLDIAGADVWLFMTVILFVIAHIIKRGVEIQHENDLTI
- a CDS encoding zinc ribbon domain-containing protein YjdM; its protein translation is MSEEMKTCPQCGSPYGYYLNDEAYACPECTHEWNPAEATGQDTLVVKDSNGNLLQDGDAVIVIKDLPVKGAKGPIKAGTKVKNIRLTDGDHNIDCKIDGFGAMALKSEFVRKA
- a CDS encoding SRPBCC family protein, with the translated sequence MTSKITINTTIAANKNKVWDYYTQPEHIKKWNFAHPSWHCPSASNDMQVGGKYSARMEAKDGSFGFEFEAIYDAIEPGNSFTYTMPDGRQVTVSFNGSDNPTELIIAFDPENQNPIEMQKGGWQAILDNFKEYAETN